In one window of Dermochelys coriacea isolate rDerCor1 chromosome 3, rDerCor1.pri.v4, whole genome shotgun sequence DNA:
- the LOC119854100 gene encoding transmembrane protein 121-like, whose protein sequence is MVPPPPLNKPHVCLSTVLIMSSLVLMDAYLVEQNQGSRKLGIGLMVSVGDLCFLLVLRYMAVWVGAEARTAKRGYAMILWFLYVFVLEIKVYFVYQNYKADRKTLDLLARKALTLLLSVCIPALYVLLVATEHMDYVQTFKKKEDLRNRLFWVIIDMLDVLDIQANLWEPQKKGLPLWAEGLMFFYCYILLLTLPCVSLCEISMQGFSIVPHRMMLYPILSLLTVNIATLFIRGSNMVFFRDARVSGIFMGKNVLALALKLCMFVQYRKQLRHMPAGFSAEPQHSSMPQPQPALQLLKSQNQTPGPKALVWGNT, encoded by the coding sequence ATGGTTCCCCCACCGCCCCTCAACAAGCCCCATGTCTGCCTCTCCACTGTCCTCATCATGAGCAGCTTGGTGCTGATGGATGCTTACCTGGTGGAGCAGAATCAGGGCTCCCGGAAACTGGGCATCGGCCTGATGGTCTCGGTGGGCGACCTTTGCTTCCTGCTGGTGCTCCGGTACATGGCGGTCTGGGTCGGGGCCGAGGCGAGGACAGCCAAGCGTGGCTACGCCATGATCCTCTGGTTCCTTTACGTCTTTGTGTTGGAGATCAAGGTCTACTTTGTCTACCAGAACTACAAGGCGGACCGGAAGACCCTGGACCTTCTGGCACGCAAAGCCCTGACCCTGCTGTTGTCTGTCTGCATCCCAGCCCTCTATGTGCTGCTGGTGGCCACCGAGCATATGGACTACGTCCAGACCTTCAAGAAGAAGGAGGACCTCCGCAATCGCCTCTTCTGGGTAATCATTGACATGCTGGATGTGCTGGACATCCAGGCCAACCTGTGGGAGCCCCAGAAGAAAGGGCTACCCCTCTGGGCCGAGGGCCTTATGTTCTTCTACTGCTACATTTTGCTCTTGACTCTCCCTTGTGTGTCCCTGTGCGAGATCAGCATGCAAGGGTTCAGCATCGTGCCACACCGGATGATGCTCTACCCTATACTGAGCCTGCTCACCGTCAACATCGCCACCCTCTTCATCAGGGGGAGCAACATGGTCTTCTTCAGGGACGCCCGGGTCTCGGGCATCTTCATGGGCAAGAACGTGCTGGCCCTCGCGCTGAAGCTCTGTATGTTTGTGCAGTACCGGAAGCAGCTGCGCCACATGCCAGCAGGGTTCAGCGCTGAGCCCCAGCACAGCtccatgccccagccccagcctgccttgCAGCTGCTGAAATCCCAGAACCAGACGCCCGGCCCCAAGGCCCTGGTTTGGGGGAACACGTGA